A window of Deltaproteobacteria bacterium contains these coding sequences:
- a CDS encoding thiamine diphosphokinase, with the protein MRAVIFANGLLTSWPDGIKISPRRDLIIAADGGLKHCKRLGITPHVVVGDMDSADPADLASAEEKGARIDRHPSRKDETDLWLAVRAALDKNPDEIIILGALGGRWDMTFANALILVAGELQTIEARILDGNQEIFVLQGGQRVRLLGQKGDLLSLMPLTEKVSGIVLSGFLYTLNNEDLSLGSTRGISNVFEGDSGQIELKTGKLLVTITHGPTR; encoded by the coding sequence ATGCGTGCTGTTATCTTCGCCAACGGCCTGCTGACCAGCTGGCCGGACGGCATTAAAATCTCGCCGCGTCGGGACCTTATCATAGCCGCCGACGGTGGTCTGAAGCACTGTAAGAGATTGGGAATCACCCCGCATGTGGTTGTGGGAGACATGGATTCCGCCGACCCGGCCGACCTTGCAAGTGCCGAAGAAAAGGGCGCCCGCATCGACCGCCATCCTTCTCGAAAGGACGAAACCGATCTCTGGCTGGCGGTGCGTGCGGCCCTGGATAAAAATCCCGACGAAATCATCATTCTGGGCGCCCTGGGAGGGCGGTGGGATATGACCTTTGCCAATGCCCTGATCCTGGTGGCCGGCGAGCTGCAAACCATCGAAGCCAGGATTCTGGACGGCAACCAGGAAATCTTCGTGCTTCAGGGCGGCCAGCGGGTCCGGCTCCTGGGCCAAAAGGGAGATCTCCTGTCCCTCATGCCGCTGACGGAAAAGGTAAGCGGCATTGTCCTGTCCGGATTTTTGTATACCCTGAACAACGAGGACCTCAGCCTGGGGAGCACCCGGGGCATCAGCAATGTTTTCGAAGGAGACAGCGGCCAGATCGAATTAAAAACGGGCAAACTGCTGGTCACCATCACCCACGGGCCTACGCGCTGA
- a CDS encoding ABC transporter ATP-binding protein, whose translation MTILECKCLSKRFDEPAVRDVSLSLAKGRILCLLGPSGCGKTTLLRLIAGLENPDRGRVIFAGKDLTRRPAHQRQFGMMFQDFALFPHKNVFQNVAFGLQMLNMDPGKAASLTDEMLELTGLADLGRRDVASLSGGEKQRVALARSLAPRPRLLMLDEPMGSLDRALRERLLPEIRNLLKQLKMTAIFVTHDQSEAFGIADEIAVMNKGQIMQQAVPEDLYRFPASVFVAEFLGFNNLLPGAVNAEGAIDTALGALRPSSCHCGVGAAVTVLLPPECAALTPPAAGTDVAIIQGEVLNRTFAGRCYRVRIGTGSFLELTFDLANHDPPPLVGEKIVLYLNIKMITVI comes from the coding sequence AAGGGACGCATTTTATGTCTTCTGGGGCCCTCCGGATGCGGCAAAACAACACTCCTGCGCCTGATAGCGGGCCTCGAAAACCCGGATCGTGGCCGGGTCATTTTCGCAGGGAAGGATCTCACCCGCCGACCGGCCCACCAACGGCAGTTTGGCATGATGTTTCAGGATTTTGCCCTGTTTCCCCACAAAAATGTGTTTCAGAACGTGGCCTTCGGTCTTCAGATGCTCAACATGGACCCTGGAAAGGCCGCATCGCTGACAGACGAAATGCTGGAATTGACCGGATTGGCCGACCTCGGACGGCGCGATGTCGCCTCTCTTTCGGGTGGAGAAAAACAGCGCGTGGCCCTGGCCCGCAGCCTGGCTCCACGCCCCCGCCTGCTGATGCTGGACGAACCCATGGGCTCCCTGGACAGGGCCTTGCGCGAAAGGCTGCTGCCGGAGATCCGCAACCTCCTCAAACAACTTAAAATGACGGCCATATTCGTTACCCACGATCAATCGGAGGCCTTCGGCATCGCCGACGAAATCGCCGTCATGAACAAAGGGCAGATCATGCAGCAGGCGGTGCCTGAAGACCTCTACCGGTTTCCTGCGAGTGTCTTCGTTGCCGAATTTCTGGGATTCAACAACCTGCTCCCGGGCGCCGTCAATGCCGAAGGCGCTATCGATACGGCCCTGGGGGCCCTACGCCCGTCCTCTTGCCACTGCGGCGTCGGCGCCGCTGTCACCGTTCTGCTGCCGCCGGAGTGCGCCGCCCTCACCCCCCCGGCGGCGGGCACGGATGTGGCCATCATCCAAGGCGAGGTGCTCAACAGGACCTTTGCCGGCCGGTGCTATCGGGTAAGAATCGGCACCGGAAGCTTTCTTGAGCTCACCTTCGATCTCGCCAACCATGACCCACCACCGTTGGTCGGCGAAAAAATTGTGCTTTACCTCAACATAAAAATGATTACAGTTATTTAA